A genomic segment from Neodiprion lecontei isolate iyNeoLeco1 chromosome 1, iyNeoLeco1.1, whole genome shotgun sequence encodes:
- the LOC107222007 gene encoding girdin-like, with protein MMLNEYLVKSAKNPKIDETKTNTQGQSHSQSLSEQQTPLDRFTETRSSQSQNQILVPRNWVQLTDVKDELAETDRQIKTLKRRIHDEEKSNEVMVKIINQNNKGEIEMTERKKSSQELMSTIKEKMNVLPNRLEGSKMSKTSLSQSYDSLCLEQNEIKCLVMTFKNTVLYEKKELQKELRAKYDESLIIQTKCHEVEKKVMEMNELVCNKIRTYEELSQMIENNQQQCNEQIIQITEVIKNTETNLKVKEEAKYKLAVENNRLSKIFDDLKCKFEEEQHNFTKYEKQVEYLKPKALNLKEKVCDLNKEIYNTKNTKLAVISNKDLELAKYRKQLQDLKLIDSEQMNKLKAAICDNRKLSDTIAKTDEDTEQLKNTIEIKDTQIKQINTKLNGVLEKNKEIYMNIERLNEALITQGKQVTQNKSTSEVYTTNKDKYNKSEAELKAKLEIVQQNLNDKCDEKAKLLERTINKENDFSKQIKQFARDFKQKDEQIEGLQKAAENLQLDIERDQLEYDREIQRATHMSKQCQLLGHDREIKENNMQIGALKRELVAAKAKREQMNQKNTADCKENQKQETKAKRIRYAYDDLDKQYAIIQLENEELQNKSREAKRSSNVIPTQGANELKNTDTFVESPSEKFLTKQITTPKPILKSAVKASPLKMQKVQFDIGPTSQIKSINPLDIFEEAERRYIQAVGSNKPNFANILSISQESVTPAPVIDMPPKEQTRKFFKRSRAEQKKVVSTSNTPDPYEMP; from the exons GTTCAATTGACGGATGTGAAAGATGAACTCGCAGAAACCGATCGACAAATTAAAACACTCAAACGAAGAATTCACGATGAGGAGAAAAGTAACGAAGTAATGGTAAAAATCATCAACCAAAATAATAAAggagaaattgaaatgacCGAACG aaaaaaatcgtccCAAGAACTGATGTCCACcatcaaagaaaaaatgaatgtacTACCAAATAGACTTGAAGGTTCCAAAATGAGTAAAACCAGTCTATCTCAGTCATATGATAGCTTGTGTTTAgaacaaaacgaaataaaatgtttAGTCATGACATTTAAAAACACAG ttttatatgaaaaaaaagaactgcAGAAGGAACTGAGAGCGAAATACGATGAAAGCTTGATTATCCAAACAAAATGTCACGAAGTTGAGAAGAAAGTAATGGAAATGAATGAGTTGGTGTGCAACAAAATTCGTACATATGAAGAGCTCAGTCAAATGATTGAGAATAATCAACAACAGTGCAATGAGCAGATAATACAAATTACAGAAGTCATAAAAAATACTGAGACGAACTTAAAAGTGAAAGAAGAAGCGAAATATAAATTGGCAGTT GAAAATAATcgactttcaaaaattttcgacgaCCTTAAGTGCAAATTCGAAGAGGAACAGcataatttcacaaaatatgaGAAGCAAGTGGAATATTTGAAACCAAAGGCACTGAATCTTAAGGAAAAAGTGTGTGATCTCAATAAGGAGATTTACaatacaaaaaatacaaagctTGCCGTAATATCAAACAAAGATTTAGAATTAGCTAAATACAG GAAGCAGCTACAGGATCTGAAACTGATAGACTCAGAGCAAATGAATAAACTAAAAGCAGCCATCTGTGATAATAGGAAATTATCAGATACCATAGCAAAAACAGATGAGGACACAGAACAATTGAAAAACACAATAGAAATCAAAGATACTCAG atcAAACAGATCAACACAAAGTTGAACGGTGTGTTGgagaaaaataaggaaatttACATGAATATTGAGAGGCTGAATGAGGCATTAATAACCCAAGGAAAACAAGTTACACAGAATAAAAGTACTTCTGAGGTTTACACAACCAACAAagacaaatacaataaatcaGAAGCTGAACTCAAAGCAAAACTAGAAATAGTTCAACAGAATCTAAACGATAAATGCGATGAAAAAGCTAAGCTTCTGGAGAGGACgattaataaagaaaatgatttctcTAAACAAATAAAGCAATTCGCAAGAGATTTCAAACAAAAGGATGAGCAGATTGAAGGTTTACAAAAAGCTGCAGAGAATTTGCAACTGGACATAGAACGGGATCAATTAGAGTATGACAGAGAAATACAG CGTGCAACGCATATGTCAAAGCAATGTCAATTACTGGGACATGATAGGgaaatcaaagaaaataatatgcaAATTGGTGCTCTTAAACGTGAGCTAGTAGCTGCAAAGGCTAAACGTGAACAAATGAATCAGAAGAATACTGCTGATTGCAAGGAGAATCAAAAACAGGAAACTAAAGCAAAACGAATAAGATATGCATATGATGATCTCGATAAACAATATGCTATTATTCAACTAGAGAATGAAGAGCTTCAAAACAAATCAAGAGAAGCTAAAAGGTCAAGCAATGTTATACCTACACAAGGAGCCAATGAATTAAAGAACACCGATACATTTGTGGAATCAccttctgaaaaatttctg ACAAAACAAATTACAACTCCAAAGCCAATATTGAAATCAGCTGTGAAAGCTAGTCCACTAAAAATGCAGAAGGTACAGTTCGACATCGGACCCACCTCACAAATAAAAAGCATTAATCCACTGGATATT TTTGAAGAAGCCGAACGTCGCTATATCCAGGCAGTAGGATCAAACAAACCAAACTTTGCAAACATACTAAGTATTTCACAAGAGTCAGTGACACCAGCACCAGTCATTGAT atgCCACCTAAAGAACAAACTCGCAAATTTTTCAAGCGTTCTAGAGCGGAGCAAAAGAAAGTTGTCTCTACATCCAATACACCCGATCCCTACGAAATGCCTTAA